In Burkholderia sp. NRF60-BP8, a single window of DNA contains:
- a CDS encoding VOC family protein, which translates to MKPTIRGIDHIVLRVTDMAAMTRFYCDAVGCHVEKEQPDLGLVQLRAGDALIDLLAVGGPIDRPDSGPPGTGRNLDHLCLRVEPFDPDALIAHFAAHGARPEAPAQRYGAGGYGPSIYLFDPEGNMVEFKGPPAALG; encoded by the coding sequence ATGAAGCCCACCATCCGCGGAATCGATCACATCGTGCTGCGCGTGACCGACATGGCGGCCATGACACGCTTTTACTGCGACGCCGTCGGTTGCCATGTGGAGAAGGAGCAGCCCGACCTGGGCCTCGTGCAGTTGCGCGCCGGCGATGCGCTGATCGACCTGCTGGCGGTCGGCGGCCCGATCGACCGCCCCGACAGCGGCCCGCCCGGCACCGGGCGCAACCTCGACCACCTGTGCCTGCGGGTCGAGCCGTTCGACCCCGACGCACTGATCGCCCATTTCGCCGCGCATGGCGCGCGGCCGGAAGCGCCGGCGCAACGCTACGGGGCCGGCGGCTACGGGCCGTCGATCTACCTGTTCGATCCAGAAGGGAACATGGTCGAATTCAAGGGGCCGCCGGCCGCACTCGGCTGA
- a CDS encoding YaeQ family protein, translating to MALKSTIYKAELQIADMDRHYYADHALTVARHPSETDDRMMVRIVAFALFAHERLEFCKGLSDVDEPDLWQKDLTGAIDVWIEAGQPDERRISKAAGRAGQVTVIAYGGKTSDIWWQGVRSKVERLRNVQVLSLADGVAAALGRLAERTMRLQCTVQDGAAWISSADHDPVAVEWTVLKARADA from the coding sequence ATGGCGCTGAAATCCACGATCTACAAAGCCGAACTGCAAATCGCCGACATGGATCGGCATTACTACGCCGATCACGCGCTGACGGTGGCGCGCCATCCGTCGGAAACCGACGACCGGATGATGGTGCGCATCGTCGCGTTCGCGCTGTTCGCGCACGAGCGGCTCGAATTCTGCAAGGGGCTGTCGGACGTCGACGAGCCCGATCTGTGGCAGAAGGACCTGACGGGCGCGATCGACGTATGGATCGAGGCCGGCCAGCCGGACGAACGGCGCATCTCGAAGGCGGCCGGCCGTGCCGGGCAGGTCACGGTGATCGCCTACGGCGGCAAGACATCGGATATCTGGTGGCAGGGCGTGCGCAGCAAGGTCGAACGGCTGCGCAACGTGCAGGTGCTGTCGCTCGCCGACGGCGTCGCGGCCGCGCTCGGGCGGCTCGCGGAGCGCACGATGCGCCTTCAGTGCACGGTGCAGGACGGCGCCGCGTGGATCTCGAGCGCCGATCACGATCCAGTCGCGGTCGAGTGGACGGTGCTGAAGGCGCGCGCCGACGCGTGA
- the sap1 gene encoding surface attachment protein Sap1 yields the protein MIKRTGVLFALVGAFCAVSIAQAGGDSAVKPKQEIQLTKNAWGCLSKDNLDSVLSHERDGKSQAKQQYFDDFRCLSVPEGQRFRVVSVDQGDVQFVSADNSDQQGLWTDSRFVKQ from the coding sequence ATGATCAAGCGTACCGGTGTCCTTTTTGCCCTTGTCGGCGCATTTTGCGCTGTGTCGATTGCCCAGGCCGGCGGCGATTCGGCCGTCAAGCCGAAGCAGGAAATCCAGCTGACGAAGAACGCATGGGGCTGCCTGTCGAAAGACAATCTGGACTCCGTACTGAGTCACGAACGCGACGGCAAGTCGCAGGCGAAGCAGCAGTACTTCGACGACTTCCGCTGCCTGTCGGTGCCGGAAGGCCAGCGCTTCCGCGTGGTATCGGTCGACCAGGGCGACGTGCAGTTCGTCAGCGCCGACAACAGCGACCAGCAAGGCCTCTGGACCGATTCGCGCTTCGTCAAGCAGTAA
- the speG gene encoding spermidine N1-acetyltransferase yields MQLQNDTHTLALRPLERQDLRFVHELNNDAKIMRYWFEEPYETFSELSQLYDRHVHDQRERRFVAVDGQDELVGLVELIELDYIHRRGEFQIIIAPQCQGRGYAGQATRLAVEYAFKVLNMRKLYLIVDTSNAAAIHVYEKCGFQHEAELKEEFFGNGAYHNAYRMCIFQHDYFARQPIGLNKAG; encoded by the coding sequence ATGCAACTCCAGAACGACACCCACACGCTCGCGCTACGACCGCTGGAGCGCCAGGACCTGCGCTTCGTCCACGAGCTGAACAACGACGCGAAGATCATGCGCTACTGGTTCGAGGAGCCGTACGAAACCTTCTCGGAACTGTCGCAACTGTACGACCGCCACGTGCACGACCAGCGCGAGCGCCGGTTCGTCGCGGTCGATGGGCAAGACGAACTGGTCGGCCTCGTCGAGCTGATCGAGCTCGACTACATCCACCGTCGCGGCGAGTTCCAGATCATCATCGCGCCGCAATGCCAGGGGCGCGGCTACGCGGGCCAGGCGACGCGTCTCGCGGTCGAGTACGCGTTCAAGGTGCTGAACATGCGCAAGCTTTACCTGATCGTGGATACGTCGAACGCGGCGGCGATCCATGTGTACGAGAAATGCGGATTCCAGCACGAGGCCGAATTGAAGGAAGAATTTTTCGGGAATGGCGCATATCACAACGCTTATCGGATGTGCATCTTCCAGCACGACTATTTCGCGCGTCAGCCAATCGGGCTGAATAAAGCAGGGTAA
- a CDS encoding DUF2795 domain-containing protein, with product MNDKPALPPHDIPNETIDLQIADVLATVRYPANKDAIVDAAREAGASNDVLSMLDGLPEQDYADVDAVTRCVAGNFGPGLGI from the coding sequence GTGAACGACAAGCCCGCCCTGCCTCCACACGATATCCCGAACGAAACGATCGACCTGCAGATCGCCGATGTGCTGGCGACTGTCCGCTATCCGGCGAACAAGGATGCGATCGTCGACGCCGCACGCGAGGCCGGCGCCAGCAACGACGTGCTGTCGATGCTCGACGGCCTGCCCGAACAGGATTACGCGGACGTCGACGCCGTCACGCGCTGCGTCGCCGGCAACTTCGGCCCGGGGCTCGGCATTTGA
- a CDS encoding sensor domain-containing diguanylate cyclase: MEGILIQHTTQRQLWFGALTALVILLALGIAAPHANVALPAVEPFMPMCALTVFTTASIAAFFLGAQFTVTRQPVLGALGGAYAFTALAVALQLLTFPGVFAPHGLLGARPQSAAWMWIFWHAGFPCFVMAALFARERLTRAPVGEKATRRWTIALVGGPAVAAALLCALALNVSLPPAFHPPRDAAVLPVNGIALVVWILNVLALVAVLVTGRLRTTLDLWLAIAVLACLTDTTLNLLTTNRFTVGWYVARVFSMFTPGVLVCVLAWEVTMLYQQLFEAHATLIRSSARDGLTGAFNRSHFNDRFHMLFLQARRQGEPLSLLMVDVDHFKAYNDAFGHVKGDACLVAVANALAGAVRRPADIVARYGGEEFAIVLPNTGARGARVVADEAREAVLRLDLAMPDSPAGRVSVSVGCATVAADDLSTPDALIEAADAALYRAKDMGRNRVVVA, encoded by the coding sequence ATGGAAGGCATCCTGATCCAGCACACGACGCAACGTCAGCTGTGGTTCGGCGCGCTGACGGCGCTCGTCATCCTGCTTGCGCTCGGGATCGCCGCGCCGCACGCGAACGTCGCGCTGCCGGCCGTCGAGCCGTTCATGCCGATGTGCGCGCTCACCGTGTTCACGACCGCCAGCATCGCGGCGTTCTTCCTCGGCGCGCAGTTCACCGTGACGCGCCAGCCCGTGCTCGGTGCGCTCGGCGGCGCCTATGCGTTCACCGCACTTGCCGTCGCGCTGCAACTGCTCACCTTTCCCGGCGTGTTCGCGCCGCATGGCCTGCTCGGCGCGCGCCCGCAAAGCGCGGCATGGATGTGGATCTTCTGGCATGCCGGCTTTCCGTGCTTCGTGATGGCCGCGCTGTTCGCACGCGAGCGACTGACGCGCGCCCCGGTCGGCGAAAAAGCGACGCGCCGCTGGACGATCGCGCTCGTCGGCGGCCCGGCCGTCGCGGCGGCACTCCTGTGCGCGCTCGCGCTGAACGTGTCGCTGCCGCCCGCGTTCCATCCGCCTCGCGACGCAGCCGTGCTGCCCGTCAACGGCATCGCGCTCGTCGTATGGATCCTCAACGTCCTCGCGCTCGTGGCCGTGCTCGTCACCGGCCGGCTGCGCACGACGCTCGACCTGTGGCTCGCGATCGCGGTGCTCGCGTGCCTGACCGACACGACGCTGAACCTGCTGACGACGAACCGCTTCACGGTCGGCTGGTATGTCGCACGCGTGTTCAGCATGTTCACGCCCGGCGTACTCGTGTGCGTGCTCGCGTGGGAAGTGACGATGCTGTATCAGCAGTTGTTCGAAGCGCATGCGACGCTGATCCGCTCTTCCGCACGCGACGGGCTCACGGGCGCGTTCAACCGCAGCCACTTCAACGATCGTTTCCACATGCTGTTCCTGCAGGCGCGACGGCAGGGCGAACCGCTGTCGCTGCTGATGGTCGACGTCGATCACTTCAAGGCGTACAACGACGCGTTCGGCCACGTGAAGGGCGATGCGTGCCTGGTCGCCGTCGCGAATGCACTGGCCGGCGCCGTGCGGCGGCCGGCCGATATCGTCGCGCGCTACGGCGGGGAGGAATTCGCGATCGTGCTGCCGAACACCGGCGCGCGCGGTGCGCGGGTCGTGGCCGACGAAGCGCGCGAAGCCGTGCTGCGGCTCGACCTCGCGATGCCCGATTCGCCGGCCGGGCGCGTGAGCGTCAGCGTCGGCTGCGCGACCGTAGCGGCCGATGATCTGTCGACGCCCGACGCGTTGATCGAAGCCGC